The Ananas comosus cultivar F153 linkage group 7, ASM154086v1, whole genome shotgun sequence genome has a window encoding:
- the LOC109712870 gene encoding cyclic nucleotide-gated ion channel 4-like, producing the protein MSTKESPAIAPKELNNTDDAAVAESRHGSACGRRRCMLGRATDPWAKWIREWNRFYLLACAAGLMVDPLFLYALSISGPLMCVFVDGWFTATVTVLRCMVDAMHVWNIWVQLRMARGEPRGAAAGADAEMEVGGTAKGRARAAQSTSYVKSKKGLVLDLFVILPVLQVVMWVAAPALIRRGSTTTVMTVLLIMFLFEYLPKIYHSVCFLRRMQNFSGYIFGTIWWGIALNLMAYFVASHAVGACWYLLGIQRATKCLREQCFVAKGCGAKTIACVDPIYYGTTTSIRGERLSWAQNMQARAMCLDSSDNYQYGAYQWTVTLVTNPNRLEKILLPIFWGLMTLSTFGNLESTTEWVEIVFNIITITGGLLLVTMLIGNIKVFLHATTSKKQAMNLRLRSVEWWMKRKHLPHGFRQRVRQYERQRWAAMRGVDECQMIRNLPEGLRRDIKYHLCLDLVRQVPLFQHMDEVVLENICDRVKSLIFPKGEIITREGDPVQRMLFIVRGHLQSSQVLRDGVKSCCMLGPGNFSGDELLSWCLRRPFVERLPPSSFTLMTLETTEAFGLEASDVKYVTQHFRYTFVNEKVRRSARYYSPGWRMWAAVAIQLAWRRYRHRKTLTSLSFIRPRRPLSRCSSLGEEKLRLYTALLTSPKPNQDDFLM; encoded by the exons ATGTCAACAAAAGAATCCCCAGCCATAGCCCCAAAAGAATTAAACAACACCGACGATGCCGCCGTCGCTGAGAGCAGGCACGGTAGCGCCTGCGGGAGGAGACGGTGCATGCTGGGCCGGGCCACAGACCCTTGGGCCAAGTGGATTCGCGAGTGGAACCGCTTCTACCTTCTCGCCTGCGCCGCCGGGCTCATGGTCGACCCCCTCTTCCTCTACGCGCTCTCCATCAGCGGCCCGCTCATGTGCGTGTTCGTAGACGGGTGGTTCACCGCCACCGTCACCGTGCTCCGGTGCATGGTCGACGCCATGCACGTGTGGAACATCTGGGTCCAGCTCCGCATGGCCCGCGGAGAGCCCCGCGGGGCGGCAGCGGGGGCGGATGCGGAGATGGAGGTGGGAGGGACTGCGAAGGGCCGGGCCAGGGCGGCGCAGTCGACGTCGTACGTGAAGTCGAAGAAGGGCTTGGTGTTGGATCTCTTTGTGATATTACCAGTGTTGCAG GTTGTGATGTGGGTAGCAGCTCCAGCTCTAATAAGGAGAGGATCAACGACAACAGTGATGACTGTTCTGCTAATAATGTTTCTCTTCGAGTACCTTCCAAAGATTTACCACTCGGTTTGTTTCCTGCGACGCATGCAAAATTTCTCGGGATATATTTTTGGGACTATTTGGTGGGGCATTGCGCTTAATTTGATGGCCTACTTTGTGGCATCACAT GCTGTGGGTGCATGTTGGTACTTACTGGGGATCCAAAGAGCAACAAAATGCCTCAGAGAGCAATGCTTTGTTGCCAAGGGGTGTGGAGCAAAAACAATAGCTTGTGTGGATCCAATATACTATGGCACAACTACTTCAATCAGAGGAGAGAGGTTATCATGGGCTCAGAACATGCAGGCTAGGGCTATGTGCCTTGATAGTAGTGACAACTACCAATATGGTGCTTACCAGTGGACTGTTACACTTGTCACAAACCCTAATAGGCTTGAGAAGATACTCCTCCCCATATTTTGGGGTCTTATGACTCTCAG CACCTTTGGGAATTTGGAGAGCACAACGGAGTGGGTTGAGATTGTCTTCAACATAATCACCATCACAGGAGGTTTATTACTTGTGACCATGCTCATTGGGAACATCAAG GTATTCTTACATGCAACTACCTCGAAGAAGCAAGCGATGAACCTGAGGCTACGAAGCGTAGAGTGGTGGATGAAGCGGAAGCACCTGCCCCACGGCTTTCGGCAGAGAGTGCGGCAGTACGAACGGCAGCGGTGGGCGGCAATGAGGGGCGTCGATGAGTGTCAGATGATTCGGAACCTTCCGGAGGGCTTGAGGAGGGACATCAAGTACCACCTCTGCCTCGACCTCGTCCGGCAG GTGCCTTTGTTCCAACACATGGATGAAGTCGTACTGGAGAACATATGCGACCGAGTCAAGTCCCTCATCTTTCCCAAAGGAGAAATC ATTACAAGGGAAGGGGACCCAGTGCAGAGGATGCTGTTTATAGTGAGAGGCCATTTACAGAGCAGCCAAGTCCTCCGGGACGGCGTCAAGAGCTGCTGCATGCTCGGCCCGGGCAACTTCAGCGGCGACGAGCTCCTCTCTTGGTGCCTCCGCCGCCCTTTCGTGGAGCGGCTCCCGCCTTCTTCTTTCACTCTG ATGACGCTCGAGACTACCGAAGCATTTGGCTTGGAAGCGAGCGACGTGAAGTACGTGACACAGCACTTCCGGTACACGTTCGTGAACGAGAAGGTGAGGCGGAGTGCGCGGTACTACTCGCCAGGGTGGCGGATGTGGGCGGCGGTGGCGATCCAACTGGCGTGGCGGAGGTACAGGCACAGGAAGACGCTCACCTCGCTGTCGTTCATACGGCCGCGGCGGCCGCTTTCGAGGTGCTCCTCTCTAGGGGAGGAGAAGCTGAGGCTGTACACGGCGCTCCTCACATCTCCCAAGCCTAATCAGGATGATTTCTTGATGTGA